Proteins from one Argopecten irradians isolate NY chromosome 15, Ai_NY, whole genome shotgun sequence genomic window:
- the LOC138308859 gene encoding transmembrane protein 205-like, which produces MMNLRIPQVRYVAAILATISLSFALYPSKYLTGQGSKFFNFLYFFTFMSHYGAQFWMTFVAGLLLFFNLPRIWFGHVQSKLFPLFFCFGFVTSSITMAVFVARHKHDNSDVQLQIAALLTSLGADFINAFFLSPIIIDSMLTRFSLEKESGKAYEIGFTDLSDLLSNPEYACVNRTFRLSHGLSGGINMIGLAANTFHLYHIAMTNDV; this is translated from the exons ATGATGAACTTAAG AATACCACAAGTGCGCTACGTTGCAGCCATTTTGGCCACCATATCTCTCAGCTTTGCCTTGTATCCAAGCAAGTATTTGACAGGTCAAGGTTCAAAGTTCTTCAACTTTCTGTACTTCTTCACATTTATGTCGCACTATGGTGCACAATTTTGGATGACGTTTGTGGCAG GACTTTTGTTGTTCTTCAACCTACCGCGCATATGGTTTGGGCACGTGCAGAGCAAACTCTTCCCACTGTTTTTCTGTTTTGgattcgtgacgtcatcaatcACTATGGCGGTATTTGTAGCTCGACATAAACACGACAATAGCGACGtacaattacag ATCGCTGCGCTTCTAACCAGCCTCGGTGCTGATTTTATCAACGCTTTCTTCCTTTCACCTATCATTATCGATAGTATGCTCACACGATTCTCACTGGAGAAGGAATCTGGAAAAGCCTACGAGATCGGCTTTACTGACCTTTCAGACCTTCTTTCAAATCCAGAGTACGCATGTGTGAATCGGACCTTCCGGTTATCGCACGGACTTAGTGGCGGAATAAATATGATTGGTCTTGCAGCCAATACGTTTCACTTGTATCATATAGCAATGACAAACGATGTCTGA